In Pagrus major chromosome 23, Pma_NU_1.0, the genomic window aaatgggataaaacatgaaacgggaaacgctcgttatccgttttttccattattcatttgagcataaaatcgaaaactgaaaaaaacgagtcgttatccgttttttcattttagtttaggaaacgaatactgagaaaaggaattgttttttcgttttcttatttttggttttattttgaaaaacgaatgaacgaatgatacacggattctTATACCAACTGTCTATATCAGGTGACTCAGGCTATTTCATATATTAACTGGTTGTTTTTCAACCTTCTTCTGAagcactttttatttcactttcatcCAACTCAAAATTTAATGTTGTTTACATTATGATACAAGTAGAGATATGTCTGACATAGATAGGTTAAATACCTGTAACGAGCGTAATATTCTTTTCAAACCCTCATAGTCTTTGTCAGTGAGCGGCGTGAGGACTGTCATGGCATCTTCTGTTGACTGACACTGCGGGCAGACATATACATCAATGTGATTGGCCTCACTCTGCAGGATGCCCACACAGCGCCCGTGGTACCAGTTCTGACAGCGGTCACAGCCAATGTAAAACCTGCGGGTGAAAATTAGATACATCGTGGTGAACACAACAGTGAAGGtttcatacataaaaaaaaatgaggactGAATATGTCTAATGTTTACACTTAGTTATGTAATTTATAAAGGGCCATACTGTGATTCGTCATAAGGTGTCCTGCAGATGCAGTATAACTCCTCATTGCTTCCTCCCTCCTGACCACGTTTGCAGTCATTACATACAAAGTCCTCCAACTTCTTGGCCTCTTTCTCTGTGATACCAACACACGCGCCGTGGAACCAGTTGGAGCACAGGTCGCACCCGATGTAAAACCTGAGAGAAATACATCATCTTAATTTTGTCTTGTCATAACAATGATTAAATTCAGTGTGCAGCACACGTGTTGTACAGTGGCATGTTGACATGTAATCACAGTATTTGAGCTTACTTCGACTCGTCGTAGGGCGTTTTGCAGATACAGTACAATTTGCTGTCCTTCTTGTGATCCTTTGAGGTAGAGGagagtttcttcttcttcttgtgtttcgATGAGCTGGAATCTCTGtccttgtctctgtctctgtccttttCCCTGTCCCGATGTCTGTCCCGCTCTcggtctctctccctctctcgatccccgtctctgtctctatctcgGTCTCTATATCTGTCTTTGTCCTTATCCCTGTCCCGTTTCTTGTCCTTGTCGTGATGCCTGTCCCGAtccctgtttctgtctctgtcctcttcccTCTTACGTTTATGGGATGATGAAGGCGAGGGTCCTGTGTGTGGACTGTGAGAGGAATGTGTAGATTGAGAAGGATGGGAGGAGTGGGAAGCGGCAGCCTTGACTGTTGCTGCAGCAGCCTGGGCGATGGCAGCTCTcgctttctccttttctttctgtagCCTGGCTATGTCCCGCCTCAGCTCCtcctaaaaaagacaaaagacatgGAATATAATTCATTTAATGCAGGATAAATAATGGTTCCTGATATCTTGACTATTATAGCTATCATGGTGATGGCAGGCTGTGTGCTAACCTGTActtgcagctgcagctccttgTCCAGCAGAGCCCTCTTCTTCAGGATCTCAGCCTTCAGCTGTTCTTTGTGCTTGTACAGCAGTGCAGTCAGCTTGGTGGCGTTCTGTTTGGAGCGTTTctgctccaccacctcctccttctttctcttcttagCTGCCTGCTTCTCGTCCTTCTCGATCTTGTCGAGGATGAACTTCATCACCTGGTTGCACACGATCattctaaaaaacaaaaggacaacAGACATTTATATTAGGAAAGATGGACAACAAGACCTGAGGAAAATATCATAACGCTCCACAATTCTGATTATTAAGTCCCAGACCTCTGGTTCTCCTCTCGCTCAGCTGCAGCCAGGCTCTTCCTCTGTTTCAGCTGTTCTGCTGTAGCATTCTGCTTCACCACAACCTGACAACAAAGAAACGCAACATTAATATTTACGGTAtgtattttcaaaaagaaatgaatCAGTGTAAATTTTTGAGTCACACCTGTTTTTGGATGCCATCCCCGGGGCTAACAGCCTGCAGGTTCTGCTCTTTCTGTTCCCTTTTAGCCTCAtggtgtttcttcttctttggttttggttgctgttgctgctgctgctgctgctgctgctgctgctgctgttgctgttgctgttgctgctgctgctgttgctgctgctgctgttgttgctgttgctgctgctgctgctgctgcatcctCTGGAGCTGCTCCTGCACGCTCGCTGGCGCCTGTATGGTCACCATGTTCTGGATCTGGTGGGCCTGGATTTGTCCCCCAGTCTGCTGGATCTGGATAGGCAGCTGTAGTTTGATCTGCTGAGGAACTGCGCCCCCCTGCTGCTGCGCCTGTGCCTGGATCTGAGCTTGAATCTGGGCAGCGACATGAGGTGGCAGAGCTGAGAGGAGCTGGACCGGCTGCTGGAGGCCTGGGACTGTGATGAGCTGATGCCTGATCGGAGACTGGACCTGAAGCTGAGGCTGCGCTTGAACTTGAGTTTGGTTCTGAGGCTGGAACTGCACTTGGAGCTTCGCTTGGACTTGGGGTTGGGCTTGGACCTGAAGCTGTTGTTGGACCTGCGGAGGTGACTGCACTTGAAACTGGGGCTGAGTTTGGACCTGGGGTTGCTGTGTGGCCTGAGGTTGAGGCTGAACCTGGCTCTGTTGCTGGAAGTGGACCTGAACCTGGGGATGGAGTTGGGTTTGGATCTGGGGCTGGAGTTGAGCTTTGGCCTGAGACTGAACCTGGGGTTGAGGTTGGACTTGAGGCTGTTGCTGAGCCTGGGGCTGGGTCTGAGCTTGTGTTTGAAATGGAGCTTGTACCTGGGGATGATACTGAGGTTGGACCCTTGACTGGAGCTGGGCTTGAGCTGTGGCCTGGACCTGGGGTAAGGTTTGGTTTTGGGACTGAAACTGCACCTGAGGTTGAGTTTGAGTGAGGGGCTGTAATTGGGCTTGGGGTGGTTGCTGAGTTTGTGGCTGGAACTGAACTCGGACCTGGGGGTGGTTTTGGCCTTGTGCTTGGCCCTGAATGGGTGGCATCTGCTGGACTTGGCCATAGGGTTGGACCTGAATCTGAGCACAGATCTGGGCTGGACGCTGGGTTTGGGGCTGCAGCTGAGGCTGTGTCGTTCTCACAGCAGTAACAACAGAAGAGACTGGAGATCCCTTCATATGAACCTGCACTGCTGAGACTGGAATTTGAGACACTTGCTGCATTGATACAACTGTGGGGTGCTGGACTTGTACTTGAGcttgaggaggaagagatgctTGAGGCAGAGGGGTAATGGGTGAATGTGTGGAGACTGACGCAGGGGCAGAGGGCGGTGCAGTAGCCAGGGCAGACGACTGAACGGGAGCTGCAGCCAGCTGAGCGGGCTGAACTGGAGTCTGAGCTTGAGATGAAGCAGGATTCCAGACCTGAGGCTGAGCTGCCCTCTGCTCCGTCAGAGCTACAACAGGAGGGAGAAGAAGCCATGTATTAAAAAGAAGTCCACCATTGTATACAGTCAATTTTACAACAAGAGGTGCCACCCAAGCAAGTTGATGAATGTGATCAAATCAGCACAAACAGTATACCTCATCACTGCTAATCACTGAAAACATTACCCCCCCATTTTATCCAACCAATGctcatgaaaatataaaaatatatattggtATAGTGGgatgtttttgaaatgtttttatcatgaaaataaatcacaaatcaGAGTAGGCCTATATAGACAATGACCTCATGTTTGGATATTTCTTGAAGCTGTTTAAGTTATATTATAGAATAATTATGAAGTTTAATGAAACAATCCTGGAACTTGAACttctaccttttttttaaaaatacatttttacttttgaacACTCTGACATTATTGGAATTTTTTGGATTATAAGAAAACTCTGGCATCCTCCATCAGCTGCGCCTGCGAGTCGTGACCTGGCGCTGCTatcttaaaaacacatttgaagttTGCAGACTTAGTAGCTAAATCTGAGCTCTGCCGTCATTATTGACATGACAGTGACGAGATCAGGTCAGAGGTGCTTGCACCATGACGCACACCGGCTTTTGTAAAATTGCTAAagggagacctattatgcttattcatctttttcatttttattcagtgtgttatttaggttcttgtgcatgtaaaagatctttaaagataaaaagttgaaagtctgcaccaacatAAGCTTGACATGAGTGGTTTTTTTACCTGGCACTGACGGTGTTGTAAAGGTGGCCGTGACTGGCGTGACAACAGCGTTGGCCACAGCAGCGTGAAAGGGAACAGGAGCTGTGGGTTGGATTTGGGTCAGAGCTTTGCCTGGGGATGGGACAGCGATTTGGGTAGACACAACAGCTATGACGGGAGCAGAGACGGGAGCAAGAGCAGGGGTTGGAACTTGGACAGGTGAGGGAAGAGAGGCAGAAACGGGCATCTGGGCCAAGTTAGAGTGGCCTGAGATGGGGGCTAAAGCAGGGGCAGGAGCAGTAACATGCATCTGGAGAGGAGCTGAGGTTAAGGCTGGGACAGGGCTGAAGGCATGTGTCTGGAGCTGGGATTGAGGCGCGACTTGTCCTGGGACAGGCAGTGACACTGCAGTTTGGGTTTGTGTAGGGAATGAGCCTGGGGTAAGGGTGGAGACTGCATTTTGTGCTGGGGCAAGCACAGGTCTTGCCACTTGGGGTTGTGCGTGGACAGAGGCTGGTGTGGAGGATAAAACCTGGGCAGGCACAGAAGTGGATATTTGAGATTGTGCAGGGGCTGATAATGGTGTAGCAACTGAAACTTGGGTTTGTAGAGGGACTGAGGCTGGGGTGGGGGCTAAACGTGGCATTTGTGTTGGGGCTGGAATAGGGGCAGTCATTTGGGTTTGGGCTAGAGCTGGAGTCGTCTGAACTTGGGCTGGACCTTGGATCTGAGAGGTCTGAGCTACAGCAGGCTTTGTAGGGGAAGCAGTAGTGGGAGATGAAGTTGAAGCTGATGAGGACGGGGGCATGGGAGTGAAGAGGAAGCGCTGGACTTGGCCATTGGGCATTGCTGCCTGCATTAGCTGCTGACCAGGACCAGGGATGACTGTCACACCCTGTGGGATGATTTGCAACTGTCCCTGGGTCTGGCCCTGACCCTGGATCACCACCGTCAGACCTGGGTTTCCACCCTGCAGAGTTCAGGACAAAACAAATCTAGTCTTCAGCTGTCGTTGATACAAAACTAACCTTTCTTTACATAGCATCATTCAAAACAAAGAGGTACTTTACAACActttgcaaataaaaatgatcgATTTTATGAAAGACCCCAAGaggaggtaaaaataaaaaaaaatgctctcaCCTGAGCACCCTGTGTTAGCTGCATTAGCTGTGCCATAGTGAGTTTAACTTGACCCTGCTGTGGTCTGTTGGCCTGGGAAGAAACTATGGGTGGCTGTCCAGGTGCTGTGGCAGCTGCGTGAGGTGACGGTGCAGCAGTGCCAATCGCTCTCTGAGCTGCAGTCGCCTGCACAGGTGTAGAGCCAGGCACAGCTGTGGCTCCAGGCTGGCCACGGCCTGTCGGGATCAAAGCCTGCTGAGGTTGGCCTAGAAGGGATAAAGGTTGTATTTGTTAATAAATAAGACATGAGCCACAAAGGCGGAAGACAATCATTAGCAAACTGAAAATAATCGGATAGACAGAGCACCTTGTTGAGCAGGACCTCTTGTCACTGCTGTGCCCATGGAGGTAGATGGGGAAGGTGACTGGCTCTTGATCGCGCCAGGCTGTGTTTGGCCTCCTGCTGTGATGGCCTGTTACACCAAGCATAAGGTAAGACCATCAGTCACCATgcttaacattttaaattttttccTAATGTGGACAAAGCGAAAGACAACAGACCTGTTGCTGGGTAGTTGAGGCAGAGGTGGTGGCTCTGAGGTTGATGTTGCCAGTTGTAGGATGTAGCGTGCTGTATGTCCTAAGGTTCGCAGGGGGCCCAGAGGGGAATATGCCAACGACTTTTTGCTGGACTACACCTGTTGATAATCCATATTACGTAAGGAAAGAAGCAAACATGCACCGGGTACATGCAGTAATACGTGTCAAGAATGTAACGATGCAGGGAAgcatgcactgtgtgtgtgcagagaaaaacattaGATGTCTTGTTGGtttcaaaaaataattaaaaatatttttaaaagatcCAGTTTAATTGATAAAAGTAGTTTATACACAACTCGGATGAagttcagacaaaaaaaacaacaactaaaaactaaacaaaaaacacaatctgCCGCCAAACTTTTGGCTATAGAAGCTCTCTCATCCAacgtaaaaagaaaacaagaaaagcacTGATGATGACATCCATGCTCATCACCAATACTGATCACAGGCAGATTTTTCATCCCACATGACACTCTTCAATCCATTTTGGCAAGTGTAAACCAAAACCAGCGGAAATGGATCACACTTGTGCTCCCTACCTCCTTGCGTGGTGGGCATGTTGAGCGTGACAATCTTGCTGTTTGCGGGCAGCGGGAGTTTGGCGGCGAGGACTTGGCCAGCCACAGTCACTGGGCTGCCAGCGATCTGGAAGGTTTGCTCGGAGGTGGCGATGCCGCTAGCCACGGTGGCCACCGAGCCGGTGGAGGCTGCAAGACACACCATGCCACCCTGCGGTCACGCATAGCCATAATGGCCACCACGGCAGCCAGTCTACGGCTGCGGTGTCCACTGGAAGGTTTGAGTCAACCAACAGGCTGATATTTAGAAAATTTGGGATCATTACTTTGCCGTGTGTTTATAATCTGATGATTAACAGGCTGTCATGTAGCCTTTTGGGATAGAAATGACtcaaaaaaagtgaaaattgaaTTTCAACACAATTGTAAGTGGACACCACAAGCCAAAAAGTCATTTTGGCAAGCCAATCACATTTACCAATGTAGGAACTTGACACAAAAAAGATAGTCATGCCAGTGATCGACTTCTTACTAACTGATGGCGGtcaaatgacaacaataaaaaacaaaaaatgaaaaaaatgaaaagggaaaaaccaaaacaaaagtctCTTGTGACAAAAAGCTTTGTTTGTCTTGCTCTAACAATATGATGGATGacaggtaaaagaaaaaaatccagacaTTAAATGTAGGTATGTATGTTCAGATGGGCTGGTGATTATGCAAATACTCTTTCAATCTTCAAATAGACTTCAGCCGCCTTACCTGAGCCGTTGTTGGTTTGACCCTGTTTGACCCAGGAGGCAAAGGACTGATGGAAGTTTTTGTCTTGCTGGAAGGAGACTGGAGAGCCCAGTTTGGAGGCTAGGACCATCTTGGTTCCAGGTGTGACCTGACCTGTTCTCTGACCCGTGGACGCCAGGGTGCCGGGAGTGCTGGGGGTGCTGGCTGAGGTGGTGGTTGCTGATGAGGGAGTGGTGGCAGGTGTACCTGGCCTCTGCTGCTCCAGACGTttctaaaacaaaaatgttacaaCATATTAGGTCTATAGAGAGTTGGTTGACCTCCCAGTAGAGTGCTGCCCAACTGAAACCTAAACACTGGCTTGaatttgtgtgtgcagtgttcCTACCTGCTGAGCAGCAAGTCTGGCCTGTTTCAGCTGATTCTCCAAATGGGCTTTGACATCCTCTGCTGTCTTGAGAGTGCTGCCAGTCTTTGAGGGGTCAAGACCCTGTGCCTTCTCCCTCTCTATTCTGTAACATCAAAGGGAAAAGTGACAATCTGGTCAATCAATGCTCTAGTAAAACAATGAATTATTGCCAGAAGAGGCTCCCTGTGTGTTTCTCACCTTTCTGCAAAGGCCCTGATCTCCCAGAGCTCCAGGTCTTCTTCAGCCACCCATGTCTCCACAGCAATGGGCCCCGTCAACTTGGCTGGCTCCTGCTTCTTGGGCCTCAAGGCGCTTGATCGCAGTCCTTTCCTCTGTGGTGTGGGGGTTTCTACTCACAGGAGACATGAAACAATTTATTCATTATCCTTACAAAGCATTACCAAATGTCTCAAATGCATGTCATGGTCAACTGTAAAATCTAGCATTGTCTGCGAGCAAACGTTTAGCCTTTACCTTTTGGAGTGTCTCTGTTCCCGAGGGGACAGATGATCTTCCTGATGCAGTACTCAGAGCGGATGCCGTAAGGTCCCACGTCTCTCCGTTTTATAATTTCTGTTGTAAtgatgtctgtctctgtggtttctataatgaaaatgaaatgtattagCACAATTATTTAAAGCGCAAACTCTTCATGCAACTCTGACTCATCTGTGCATTTGAGGGTGGAGACACCAATGTTTTGTTGGGAGAAACgcaagaagagaaaacagacgAAAACATTTGAACTAAAACAGAAACTAAAGTCAGACGGCTTcctcacagacacagagaacaCAGGCCCAAAGGAAGTGAAACATCAGTGCAGGTGAAGATGAAGTGTGCAGCATTTTCTCACCTTTGCGAGTCGTCCCTACAGAAGCAGAGGGTTTAACAGCCATGTCGTCCCACCTCAGGCAGGCCCACAGCAGCCTCAGCATCAGACTGACCCCTGCCAGAGACCTCACAGTCTGGAGACGGTACCTGAATTGGACACAGTCATAAAAACATGAGCTCCAAGCACTAAGGAtttttagaaacacattttaatttactgtatttgtatttttgcatcCTGGTGACATGATGTTGTGCTCATGGATTTAAAGAAATGTCTTAATTTCTGATGCCGACATTCATTTGTGTCTGAGCTACAGTTGGACTATAAATCAAAATACTGTAagtataagtaaaagtaaaataagatTTTCAATCTGCCATTGTAAACCTAGAGTGCCCGTTCTAAATGTATCTTTTAAGTCTCCCAAACAATCAGTAACAAGATCTAAATGTGTTACCAACCTCCATGTTATCCCAAAAGTGGGCCTAGGTGATGGATAAGGCCAAATATCTGGGGCAGGCTTGGCGTTGTAGTTGAAGATGGGCACCTCCCTGATGCTCGCCCTCCTCGCCAGCCTCTTCAGGTCATCGTTTGGCAGGATGAAGATGCTCTTCTTGCTGCTTTTGGTGACAAACTTGCGGTAGGACGGCAGGGCTGTTCCCGAGCGTGCCTTCTTAGATTTGGAGAACCTGAGGAGGCTGACTCGGTCTCTGGTGGAGTACTCTTTACTAATCATGGAGCTGGTCGTTGTCGAACCAGAAGTTCCCATCTTGGTGTCGGTGACTGGAACTTTGGTCTTCTGTGGGACGACTGCCTTGGAGGTGggctgggtggtggtggtggtggtggtggttacAGAGGAGATTGTGCTACCTGCTGCTTCAGATGTCACATCAGACTGAGGAGCGTTTTGTGTCTCTGCGGCAGTCTTCAAACCTTCACTACTGTTATTGTCGGCACTATTACTATTCAGGCAAGAAAGGCTTGAGGATGGAGGTTTCACGGGTACTGTTCCTTCTTTCTCATTCATATTCAGAGTGTCTCCTTTCTCTGCCACGTGGTTCTCTAGTTTCGGCACTTTCAGGGGAGGTGGATGACACATGTCAGACACATCGTTTTGTGAGAGGTTTCCATTCATCAGAGACTTGACAGGCTCTTTCTGAGGCTCTTTAACATCACCTGGGACTCCACTGGCTGCGTCTGAGTTGACGTTTGAGTCTGTGGCGATGGGAACTCCTACTTTCCCGTTCATCTGCACCGGACTGGTCTTGCTTCGGTCAACCTCCGTGCTGTCTGTGTCGCTCTGTCCGCTGCCTTGTTCCATTTCATCATACCCACGTTTCTTAGCACCCTCTCCCACTACAGCCACCTCtgacttctgtgttttttctttgctttctaTTGCATCTGATATAcagttgtttttactgttgAGCTCAGTGTTTGCTAAAGGTCCTCCATTCACTTCTTTGTGAGCTAAGGCCTCTGCACCGTTCCCCTGCACAGCATTTACCTCCATCTGTTTGCTGTGGTTGGGTGCTGTGAAGTCTGACTTTACGTCCAAGTTGTCTGCCTTTACCTCCATCTTCTCCTGCTCAAAGTTAAGCTTCTTAACCACATGGTCTTTAACTTGAACActgtcctccttctcttcttttacACACGGCGTCAGAGCAGACTGCGGTTTGCCCAGTGTGGATCCTTCAGTCTTGACAGTGGAAGCAGGTTTCGCAGCAGCCATTTTGGACAGCAGGGCCGCCTGTCTCATCCGCTCTAgcctctgcttctcctccaaGGTGAACTGTTTTACGCGGCGCTCCAAAAGCCCATCCAGTTTGGAGGGTCTGACCTTCTTCTTATAGGCTGTCCGCAGCTGGAAGCCCTCGCTGACGTTCACAACATCGTAATAGGGCTTTGGTGCTGCGTTCTCCTCCGTCTTGGGTTGTTCATCTTTCTGGATTGGTTCTTCGGTCACAGGCTGCACAGAAGGCGAGGAAGGGCCTTTGTCTTCAGCCTTATCTAgaacagagagtaacagagcTCAGTGGATGGTGAAGATTTATAACCATCCACAACCTTCATcaagaaaaatcaaaaataaaggAGAGATCATTTAATTTCAAAGATTTACCTTTCTTACCACTTGAAGCAGCAGTTTCAGAGCTGGGGTCAACCTCcattttttcatcttctcttttctcctcttcatttgttcccctctcctcctctgtggggttttcttcctctttgggGGTCTGAGGTTCGCGGTCCTCCTCTGATGAAGTGCTCTGTGCTGACACAGCTACAGATGCTTGTTTATTGTCGTCATCCGCAGTGTTTTGTGTAGACTGCTTCTCAGTTTCCATCAACTTTTTCTCCTTATTTGTGCAAGCTGCTGCATTTTCCTTGCTCATTTTAGCTGCTATAAAGACAGTGGGAAGAAAATGAGAACACGAGCCAAACATGCCAGCAGCAGAAGAATACATCGAGGAAAATTATGCCAGTTTAGCCCTTACCCTCCAGTTCTTTGCGGTAGTTTACGTTTGTGTTCCCTGGTAGCTTTGGAACAAACCGTGGCACTCGAGTCTTACTGACCCAGCTCCAACCGCCATACCCTGTCACTCTGTACTCCTCGCCCTTCTGCTTCCACACCTTGATAGAAAAACACGCAAGTAAGCCATAAAATAATGAAGTTTTCAGATGAAGAACCGCAATGACTTCAGAGAACATTTgtaaaactgacaaacaaaaaacaaaatctcacaCAATGTGTAGGCTGTACGGCAATATGAACACTATATCAATATACCACTGCTTTGATCTTTAAATGCACTAGGTCAGTGACTCCCTACCAGGGGTGCTTGTACTGAAGTATGATTAGTTTATGATTTGAACTCCACAGGTCACAGTTGACAATGTCTGAGAATCGGTTCTCAAACAGGGGGCTACACAATTCACTAGAAGTAAAGACTAAATGAACGTCTGAAACTGTGAGctaaaacaaatgaataaacagtttaaatgtATAGCTAGTtataaataaactgttaaaatagTTCACTAATACTAATTAATACAGTTTAACTAGTTAGATAAAAGTAATAAGTCGAAAGTTGttaaatagttagctaaaagtaataaAAGGGCAAAATTTGCAAGCTAAAGCTAATAAACAGTTGAAGTAATTTGCTGAACGTATTGAATCAACGGTTGAACATGTTAGCTAAAAGGAAtagataaatatttatatttgttagCTAAAAGCACTGAACAAACAGTTAAAATAGTTAGCTACAGCTAATCAAAATAGTGAGCTCAGAGTaatgaataaacagaaaaagattCAGTACAAATGCCAACCTTATCTAAACAACGTAAACACTGacagtttaatttataaaatgttgtaacTACATCAATTTTATACTCTTAATAGTGTTACAATTTTGTGTTAAAAGGttcaaatcaattcaaattAACTCATTAGGAACATTAGCTTGTGCTAATAAAGGGCTGCGTGGACTTTAAATCTGCTTAAGATCAGTATGTGTGAAGTAAAACCTCCTCCATGAATGACAGACAAAAGACGTTGCTATTTTACCTGGTGCTTGATGGGGATGGTGTACTTCACCCAAGTGGCCTGCTGCAGTGTCTCCTCATCCTccagttttttctctctctttttcaccttctccttctcctcccgcTCCATGGAGGTCATGCGATGTAGCCTGAAGGAGGAATGCACAGTGTATAACCAAGATGTAAGGTGCGAGGGCGGTATTGAAATAGAAAAGTTATAATTGAGTCTGCTGCGTGTTTGGTGA contains:
- the bptf gene encoding nucleosome-remodeling factor subunit BPTF isoform X2 yields the protein MRGKRGRPPKPLQADEPSPASTRGLRPRRNLKPRLRDSGDEDVESPTRESPKSARKKKRGSVASTRGRGRGRGGGGGRGGRGGRGGRRTPASKTVVYDDHESDEDDDAVSLRSEEDEFVEEEPQSEEDEALKEDSDCLEEDVLDEEEEAEDDASYCTESSFRSQSTHASTPGKKKGRAPRPRTPILEEKEIPPLVLPDTSEDLLVTNEELLNATSIYEVLRNFSTVLRLSPFRFEDFCAALVGQEQCTLIAETHNSLLKAILREEDSSNTTFGPADLKDSVNSTLYFIDGMTWPEVLRAYCESDREYHHVLPYQEMDEYPYGPLGSKIKVLQFLVDQFLTTNMAREELMSDGSMQYDDHCRVCHRLGDLLCCETCSAVYHLECVKPPLEEVPEDEWQCEICVAHKVPGVTDCVTEVQKNRPYIRQEPIGYDRHQRKYWFLNRRIIVEEDGEHEKKKIWYYSTKTQLEELMMCLDKEYWEMDLHATLEEMKEEVQAHMDITEDLTNKARGNNKAYLTAVNDVITERLKIRRESKETKKQTGEARQEAETGSVKMAEEEITSPLDNGERKDSEPKEVTSSQGKKEDAKAESSREDKHPDESQALTQNSPQQPSSQPEASSGSSQVSGCGSLRKPEQPDLVDRSSQSSFTSQDGTDEYNERVKGERGRTAGQDSNNQTPRGSKESSPVRSDGDATRLSFLKRDLIVNLNNLFKLGQEGKYRVYHNQYSTNVLALNKHQHREDHDKRRHLSHKFSLTTAAEFKWNGSIYGSRSLTVSTLRLTIIQLETNVPGPFMHPNWASHRTNWNKAVQMCSKAREFALALAILECAIKPVVMLPVWKDSLGHTRLHRMTSMEREEKEKVKKREKKLEDEETLQQATWVKYTIPIKHQVWKQKGEEYRVTGYGGWSWVSKTRVPRFVPKLPGNTNVNYRKELEAAKMSKENAAACTNKEKKLMETEKQSTQNTADDDNKQASVAVSAQSTSSEEDREPQTPKEEENPTEEERGTNEEEKREDEKMEVDPSSETAASSGKKDKAEDKGPSSPSVQPVTEEPIQKDEQPKTEENAAPKPYYDVVNVSEGFQLRTAYKKKVRPSKLDGLLERRVKQFTLEEKQRLERMRQAALLSKMAAAKPASTVKTEGSTLGKPQSALTPCVKEEKEDSVQVKDHVVKKLNFEQEKMEVKADNLDVKSDFTAPNHSKQMEVNAVQGNGAEALAHKEVNGGPLANTELNSKNNCISDAIESKEKTQKSEVAVVGEGAKKRGYDEMEQGSGQSDTDSTEVDRSKTSPVQMNGKVGVPIATDSNVNSDAASGVPGDVKEPQKEPVKSLMNGNLSQNDVSDMCHPPPLKVPKLENHVAEKGDTLNMNEKEGTVPVKPPSSSLSCLNSNSADNNSSEGLKTAAETQNAPQSDVTSEAAGSTISSVTTTTTTTTQPTSKAVVPQKTKVPVTDTKMGTSGSTTTSSMISKEYSTRDRVSLLRFSKSKKARSGTALPSYRKFVTKSSKKSIFILPNDDLKRLARRASIREVPIFNYNAKPAPDIWPYPSPRPTFGITWRYRLQTVRSLAGVSLMLRLLWACLRWDDMAVKPSASVGTTRKETTETDIITTEIIKRRDVGPYGIRSEYCIRKIICPLGNRDTPKETPTPQRKGLRSSALRPKKQEPAKLTGPIAVETWVAEEDLELWEIRAFAERIEREKAQGLDPSKTGSTLKTAEDVKAHLENQLKQARLAAQQKRLEQQRPGTPATTPSSATTTSASTPSTPGTLASTGQRTGQVTPGTKMVLASKLGSPVSFQQDKNFHQSFASWVKQGQTNNGSASTGSVATVASGIATSEQTFQIAGSPVTVAGQVLAAKLPLPANSKIVTLNMPTTQGGVVQQKVVGIFPSGPPANLRTYSTLHPTTGNINLRATTSASTTQQQAITAGGQTQPGAIKSQSPSPSTSMGTAVTRGPAQQGQPQQALIPTGRGQPGATAVPGSTPVQATAAQRAIGTAAPSPHAAATAPGQPPIVSSQANRPQQGQVKLTMAQLMQLTQGAQGGNPGLTVVIQGQGQTQGQLQIIPQGVTVIPGPGQQLMQAAMPNGQVQRFLFTPMPPSSSASTSSPTTASPTKPAVAQTSQIQGPAQVQTTPALAQTQMTAPIPAPTQMPRLAPTPASVPLQTQVSVATPLSAPAQSQISTSVPAQVLSSTPASVHAQPQVARPVLAPAQNAVSTLTPGSFPTQTQTAVSLPVPGQVAPQSQLQTHAFSPVPALTSAPLQMHVTAPAPALAPISGHSNLAQMPVSASLPSPVQVPTPALAPVSAPVIAVVSTQIAVPSPGKALTQIQPTAPVPFHAAVANAVVTPVTATFTTPSVPALTEQRAAQPQVWNPASSQAQTPVQPAQLAAAPVQSSALATAPPSAPASVSTHSPITPLPQASLPPQAQVQVQHPTVVSMQQVSQIPVSAVQVHMKGSPVSSVVTAVRTTQPQLQPQTQRPAQICAQIQVQPYGQVQQMPPIQGQAQGQNHPQVRVQFQPQTQQPPQAQLQPLTQTQPQVQFQSQNQTLPQVQATAQAQLQSRVQPQYHPQVQAPFQTQAQTQPQAQQQPQVQPQPQVQSQAKAQLQPQIQTQLHPQVQVHFQQQSQVQPQPQATQQPQVQTQPQFQVQSPPQVQQQLQVQAQPQVQAKLQVQFQPQNQTQVQAQPQLQVQSPIRHQLITVPGLQQPVQLLSALPPHVAAQIQAQIQAQAQQQGGAVPQQIKLQLPIQIQQTGGQIQAHQIQNMVTIQAPASVQEQLQRMQQQQQQQQQQQQQQQQQQQQQQQQQQQQQQQQQQQQQQPKPKKKKHHEAKREQKEQNLQAVSPGDGIQKQVVVKQNATAEQLKQRKSLAAAEREENQRMIVCNQVMKFILDKIEKDEKQAAKKRKKEEVVEQKRSKQNATKLTALLYKHKEQLKAEILKKRALLDKELQLQVQEELRRDIARLQKEKEKARAAIAQAAAATVKAAASHSSHPSQSTHSSHSPHTGPSPSSSHKRKREEDRDRNRDRDRHHDKDKKRDRDKDKDRYRDRDRDRDGDRERERDRERDRHRDREKDRDRDKDRDSSSSKHKKKKKLSSTSKDHKKDSKLYCICKTPYDESKFYIGCDLCSNWFHGACVGITEKEAKKLEDFVCNDCKRGQEGGSNEELYCICRTPYDESQFYIGCDRCQNWYHGRCVGILQSEANHIDVYVCPQCQSTEDAMTVLTPLTDKDYEGLKRILRSLQSHKMAWPFLEPVDPHDAPDYYRVIKEPMDFSTMETRLQKRHYHKLTEFVADVTKIFDNCRYYNPNDTPFFQCAEVLEAFFVQKLKGFKGSRLSDS